The Magnolia sinica isolate HGM2019 chromosome 11, MsV1, whole genome shotgun sequence DNA window TATCCTTTAATCATAGCAGGTCCCAccggatgaatggtttggatgacatagaaACAACACGATGGACCTCACATTCTATCTGGAAGTTTCGACGGTGAGTGTTCCCCTCCCCAGCGTTCcccattgttccctttggtgtggcccacatgagccatGGACCTGGATAGATTTTGGGATCTAGATCtaccatggtgggccatatctaatggaaggattggatggcacttgtacatcacggtgggccccatacgtTTATAACGTAGTTGGGAACGTACGTGATCATTCTCCAAGAATCAGATGGTTCCCATTGCTCAATCAGCATCGCCAGCAATTACTTCAACGGTGTGGATTGACAAACTCGTAGATGCCACCCACTAAAACACGTTCGTGAATAATCACCACAATCTCTTCCACACGTTTGAGTTTTTGGGACAGGTCATGTTCAAAGCGTGCCCAACAAGATGAATGGTCCAGGACCCTAACACGTGTACATCCTACACGTGCCGCCAACCCAACTTTTTAAATCTATCCTCGCACCAAACCATCCAGACCGTTTGTCTCAATGAACCAAATCTCCTGCAATCTCCAACGCTTTCACTACCTTTTAAAATCCTGCATTTCAAACAAAAACCTCTCAACGGGCAAAGCCCTCCAATCGCTCTACATCAAATCCCAAATTCCTCATTCAACCTACATCTCCAACCACTTCATCTTCCTATATGCAAAATGCGGCCATCTCTCAAACGCCCGTCAGATGTTCGACGAAATTCCCCAACCAAATGTATTTTCCTACAACGCCATCATTTCAGCGTACGCCAAAGACGCTCAACCCCACATTGCCCGTCACCTGTTCGACCAAATCCCCGACCCCGATCTCGTCTCCTACAACACTCTCATCTCTGCCTATGCCGCCTGCGGTGAGACCACCTCAGCCCTGCGGCTCTTCTCCGAAATGAGAGAACTTGATGCAGACATGGATGGGTTTACCCTGTCAGCTGTGATCACCGCCTTTTCGTACAATGTTGTTGGGATTAGACAGATGCATTCACTTGTAATATCTTTTGGGTTCGATTCGTATGTTTCTGTGAACAATGCTCTGATTACGAATTACAGTAATAACGGGTTTTTAGATGATGCTAAGCGTGTTTTTTATCAGATGGGTGGGATCAAGGATGAGATTTCTTGGAATTCCATGATCGTGGCATTTGGGCAGCACAAGGAAGGATCAAACGCACTGAAATTGTTTCAAGAAATGGTACATAGGGGTTTGAATGTTGACATGTTTACGTTGGCGAGTGTCTTGACTGCATTTACGTGCGTGGAAGACATTTTGGGTGGGGTTCAATTTCATGCCCAGTTGATAAAAACTGGGTTTGAGCGGAATTCGCATGTCGGGAGTGGTTTGATTGATTTGTACTCGAAATGTAGCGGGGGTGTTTGGGATGCTAAGAAAGTGTTTGATGAAGTCGATGAACCGGATTTGGTTCTATGGAACACCATGATTTCAGGCTACTCCCAAAATGATGAATTTTCAGAAGAGGCTCTCGACTGCTTTCGGCATATGCAGCGGGCTGGCCACTGCCCAGATGACTGCAGCTTCGTGTGCGTGATCAGCGCATGCTCAAACCTGACATCACCTTCGCAGGGTAAACAGATGCACTCATTGGCAATCAAATCTGATATCCCGAAGAATCAAATATCGGTCAACAATGCATTGGTTGCAATGTACTCGAAGTGTGGGAATCTCAACGATGCAGGTCGGTTGTTTGAGAGGATGCCGGAGCGTAACACCGTATCATTTAATTCAATGATAGCTGGGTATGCCCAGCACGGTCTCGGAATCAAGGCATTGAACTTGTTTGAGCGTATGCTCGAATCAGAGATTGAACCTACAAGCATCACCTTCATCTCTGTCCTATCTGCATGTGCCCACACCGGAAAGGTTGATGAAGGGTGGGATTACTTCAATTCAATGAACGAAAGATTCAAGATCACACCGGCAACCGAGCACTACTCATGCATGATTGATCTTCTTGGCCGATCAGGCAAATTAGATGAAGCCCAAAGGTTGATTGCAACAATGCCATTTGACCCAGGTCCAATTGAGTGGGCTGCATTGCTCAGTGCATGTAGGACACATGtgaacattgagcttggagcaaagGCGGCCCACCAACTCATTCAGCTAGAACCGTCCAACCCCGCGCCCTACGTTATGTTATCGAACATGTATGCGAGTGTGGGTCAATGGGACGAGGTCGCAACAGTACGGAGACTGATGAGAGATAGAGGGATGAAGAAGAAGCCAGGCTGTAGCTGGATTGAGGTGAAGAAGGAGATCCATGTCTTTGTAGCTGAGGATAGCTCCCACCCAAGGATAAAGGAAATATATGGGTTCTTGGATGAGATGTCAAGGAAGATGAAGCAAGTCGGGTATGTGCCAGATGTCAAATGGGCATTGGTTGGAGATGGGGCGAAGGAAGGGGAGAAGGAGATGAGGCTGGGCCACCACAGTGAGAAGCTTGCTATTGGGTTTGGCTTGATTAGTACCGAGGATGGGGTGCCTATACTTGTGGTGAAGAACCTTAGGATATGTGGAGACTGCCACAATGCTATTAAGTTCATATCTGCCATTGCTGGGAGAGAGATCACTGTTAGGGATGCACACAGGTTCCATTGTTTCAGGAATGGGAGATGTTCTTGTGGGGATTATTGGTGAGGATTGGAGTGCGCTCATGATCTTTGTTTCAACAAGCAATCCAAACAGCAAGGCATGTCCACGACGgtcaagccactcatcaggtgggccccatcacattgATGTCCTGGCCCAAAAGTAAGACCCATTTGCTCATAAAAGAGATTGACCAAGAGTCCAGGTCTCCATTCGGTATACATGTGGCCACCAGATGAGCTGACCTGGCTGATTTTCTAGCCAATGCGTCTATATGCAGTATGGCCCGCTGATGAGCAGCCTGGATCTGTCTGATGTGTACCACATTGCCACGTTTTCAGCAGTAGGTTATCTCTGTGCTTCCCATTGATCAAGGGGAGGAAGAGAAGGGAGTGGGCAATGTCATTCATGTCTTCTACTTGGATTGGTCACTTGAGCATGGGAAAAGGGCTTATCAGATTGTTCAAGTAGGGTCATTTTCAGATCTTAAGAGTGATCAGAGAAAAGTCAAAAGGGAGACTGAGAAAGATAAGAGGAAGAGGTGGAAGAGGCCACCCCCAAAGTTCAATTTCATCAAGAAGAAATCTGGGACAATTCTTGCAACTTTTCAGAGACAATGTTGTCAATTTTACAGAGATCTTTGAAACTGACCAGATTGGACAATTCTAATGATAAAGAAGCAAAGACTCTAAGAGAAGGTTTGAAGATCTTCCcttgcttttttattttctttttctagaaaccttaggccatgtttggttgccacttaaaaattagtccatctcattttagtaacAGTAATTACGCATTAGAGATTTGGGGAAGGGttgaaaataatcttgataacccatAATTATGTAAACAATTATCTCTAATGTGtaattattgttaactaaaatgagatgaaatcatttttaagtggcaaccaaacagggtcTTAGCAGTTCGAGGGTTTCAAGAAATATCATTTCTTGAGCTTTGATTGAGCATTTTGAGTTATAATAGTcatttttaaagaaattcataagTTAGTTCATTTTCATTTTACTTATAGAGGCCAATGAAATTGCTGCCACCATAACAGACTTGGTTATGGTGGAGATCTAGCCCATGTATTTCCGAATGAAAAATTGAAGTTGAATTGGAAGTTTTGTTAGGAGTAATGTTGCTGTAAATAGCTCAAAGC harbors:
- the LOC131218830 gene encoding pentatricopeptide repeat-containing protein At3g49710: MNQISCNLQRFHYLLKSCISNKNLSTGKALQSLYIKSQIPHSTYISNHFIFLYAKCGHLSNARQMFDEIPQPNVFSYNAIISAYAKDAQPHIARHLFDQIPDPDLVSYNTLISAYAACGETTSALRLFSEMRELDADMDGFTLSAVITAFSYNVVGIRQMHSLVISFGFDSYVSVNNALITNYSNNGFLDDAKRVFYQMGGIKDEISWNSMIVAFGQHKEGSNALKLFQEMVHRGLNVDMFTLASVLTAFTCVEDILGGVQFHAQLIKTGFERNSHVGSGLIDLYSKCSGGVWDAKKVFDEVDEPDLVLWNTMISGYSQNDEFSEEALDCFRHMQRAGHCPDDCSFVCVISACSNLTSPSQGKQMHSLAIKSDIPKNQISVNNALVAMYSKCGNLNDAGRLFERMPERNTVSFNSMIAGYAQHGLGIKALNLFERMLESEIEPTSITFISVLSACAHTGKVDEGWDYFNSMNERFKITPATEHYSCMIDLLGRSGKLDEAQRLIATMPFDPGPIEWAALLSACRTHVNIELGAKAAHQLIQLEPSNPAPYVMLSNMYASVGQWDEVATVRRLMRDRGMKKKPGCSWIEVKKEIHVFVAEDSSHPRIKEIYGFLDEMSRKMKQVGYVPDVKWALVGDGAKEGEKEMRLGHHSEKLAIGFGLISTEDGVPILVVKNLRICGDCHNAIKFISAIAGREITVRDAHRFHCFRNGRCSCGDYW